Proteins encoded by one window of Geobacter sp. DSM 9736:
- a CDS encoding DedA family protein: MTFESFITSYGYAALFAGVLLEGETVVIVSGLLAYQGDLRLSLVILIACTGAFLVDQAMFQLGRHKGQAIIERRPQWRSRIESVRRFLVRYHIVAIIGYRFIYGMRTVAPLLIGTSGFSTRRFMILNMISTFIWASVVACAGYFFGSVIRLFLEDVHRYQWIIVLVILLPAGMIWFYRYRIRKQ, from the coding sequence ATGACATTTGAATCCTTCATTACCAGCTACGGGTACGCCGCCCTTTTCGCCGGAGTCCTGCTTGAAGGCGAGACGGTAGTTATCGTCTCCGGATTGCTGGCGTATCAGGGGGACCTGCGGCTTTCTCTAGTCATTCTCATTGCTTGCACCGGAGCTTTCCTTGTCGATCAGGCCATGTTCCAGTTGGGGAGGCACAAGGGGCAAGCTATTATCGAGAGGAGGCCACAGTGGCGGTCTCGGATCGAAAGCGTGAGAAGGTTTCTCGTGAGATACCATATAGTGGCCATCATTGGCTATCGTTTCATCTACGGTATGCGCACGGTAGCTCCCCTTCTCATCGGCACGAGCGGGTTCAGTACCCGCAGGTTCATGATCCTCAACATGATCAGTACCTTCATCTGGGCTTCAGTGGTTGCATGCGCCGGCTATTTCTTCGGAAGCGTCATACGGCTGTTCCTGGAAGATGTACACCGTTACCAGTGGATCATAGTCCTGGTGATCCTTCTGCCGGCCGGGATGATCTGGTTCTACAGGTACCGGATCAGAAAACAGTAG
- a CDS encoding M20/M25/M40 family metallo-hydrolase codes for MIDRNRLFGTFMDICATDSEPKKERLLAEKLTRHLLELGFVVTEDDAGEKSGGDTGNLFGRLEGRGGGTPLLFSCHMDRVSPGRGVRPRIEGDFIVSDGTTVLGADDAAGIAAILEALTAIKERNLPHPTVEVVFTVAEELALVGSRFFDLGRVAAPCCFVLDASGPVGEIVIQAPEQAKIQAVFNGRKAHAGFAPEEGVSAILMAAAAISRMKLLRVDPQTTANIGSISAAGPTNIVPDRCELEAEARSLDPEKLRVQVNLMTEAMRSAAAAQGGSVEITVTSCYPGYTLAEDSQPARRAASAAQRVGLPVTFKSTGGGSDANIFNSGGLPSVVLSCGYEAVHTTAERIALDQLASLADWVLALISDGADGGHSTS; via the coding sequence ATGATAGACAGGAACCGTCTCTTCGGTACCTTCATGGACATTTGCGCTACCGACTCGGAGCCGAAAAAGGAGCGCCTGCTGGCGGAGAAACTGACGAGGCACCTGCTGGAGCTTGGCTTCGTCGTTACGGAGGATGATGCGGGGGAGAAATCTGGCGGTGACACGGGAAACCTGTTCGGGCGGCTTGAGGGGAGAGGGGGAGGGACACCTCTGCTCTTTTCATGTCACATGGACAGGGTATCGCCGGGAAGAGGCGTCAGACCGCGAATCGAAGGAGATTTCATCGTAAGTGACGGAACTACGGTGCTCGGAGCCGACGATGCCGCCGGCATAGCGGCGATCCTGGAAGCTCTAACAGCGATTAAGGAGAGGAACCTCCCGCACCCTACCGTTGAGGTCGTCTTCACCGTTGCCGAAGAGCTGGCACTTGTCGGTTCCCGGTTTTTCGATCTCGGCAGGGTTGCCGCCCCATGCTGTTTCGTGCTGGACGCCAGCGGCCCTGTAGGGGAGATAGTCATACAGGCGCCGGAGCAGGCGAAGATACAGGCGGTTTTCAATGGTCGCAAGGCTCACGCGGGCTTCGCTCCCGAAGAGGGGGTCTCCGCCATTCTGATGGCCGCCGCTGCCATCAGCCGGATGAAGCTCCTTCGCGTCGACCCGCAAACAACCGCGAATATCGGGAGCATATCTGCCGCCGGCCCTACCAACATCGTTCCTGATCGATGTGAACTGGAAGCAGAGGCCCGCTCTCTGGATCCCGAGAAATTGCGGGTTCAGGTAAACCTGATGACGGAGGCGATGAGGAGCGCGGCGGCCGCGCAGGGGGGCAGCGTCGAGATAACGGTGACCTCCTGTTATCCCGGATATACGCTGGCAGAAGATTCTCAGCCGGCACGGCGTGCTGCTTCTGCTGCACAACGAGTCGGCCTGCCGGTGACGTTCAAGTCGACTGGCGGCGGTTCCGATGCCAATATCTTCAACAGCGGCGGACTGCCATCCGTTGTGTTGAGCTGCGGCTACGAAGCGGTACATACCACGGCTGAGCGGATTGCCCTCGATCAGCTGGCCTCGTTGGCAGATTGGGTGCTGGCTCTGATCTCAGACGGGGCAGATGGTGGTCATAGTACCAGTTGA
- the nifJ gene encoding pyruvate:ferredoxin (flavodoxin) oxidoreductase codes for MAGMMKTMDGNTATAYVAYAMSETAAIYPITPSSGMGEVSDEWAAEGRRNIFGQPLKVRQLQSEAGAAGSVHGSLVAGALTTTFTASQGLLLMLPNMYKIAGELLPGVFHVSARALATHALSIFGDHQDVMAARQTGFALLCSSSVQECMDLALVAHLSAIDASLPFLHFFDGFRTSHEVQKIQVIEYDDMARLVDWTKLAKFRKRAMNPEHPELRGTAQNPDIYFQGRERANPWYLAAASIVANNMEKVGALTGRHYKLFDYVGDPTAERVIVAMGSSCETIEEVVKHLLARGEKVGLVKVRLYRPFDAEALLGAIPATAQKVTVLDRTKEPGSLGEPLYADVCAAFVQRGGDIPRIYAGRYGLGSKEFRPVHVKAVFDNMDGSPGKRHFTVGIEDDVTEMSLPVCGTLSTTPEGTIQCRFWGMGADGTVGANKAAIKIIGDNTDMYVQAYFAYDSKKSGGITVSHLRFGKSPIQSTYLVDTADFVACHQSPYVQVYDVLEGIKDRGIFLLNSPWKTVAEMEANLPATMRRTIAEKQLKFFNIDAVSIATAAGLGGRINMIMQTGFFKLSRVLPFQQALALLKDSIRAEYGRKGEAVVDMNLNVVDLAVENMVEILYPDAWRDASDSCGLDFRLEQTMPPYVRDVIFPILRQKGDEVPVSAFAPDGAFPFSTSRYEKRGVAINVPEWIKENCIQCNQCSFVCPHATIRPFLADEQETALAPQTFETLPAVGKELSGYSYRIQVFPLDCMGCGNCADICPAKVSALVMKPIETQAAVQEENRKFAESLGYKGHLLKRETLKGSQFQQPLLEFHGACSGCGESPYVKLITQLFGERMMIANATGCTSIWGASAPVSPYRTNKDGHGPVWNNSLFEDAAEFGYGYHLAISQRRAHLADKVRQVLTDGIPGEVREVLAAWLDGMDDPKLSRVQGDRLKELLPAVSEGHHLLRDIAASTDLFTKKSIWIFGGDGWAYDIGFGGLDHVISTGEDVNILVMDTELYSNTGGQCSKATPLGSLAKFAAAGKRTSKKDLGRMAMTYGSVYVASVSMGADKNQTLKAILEAEAYPGPSVIIAYSTCINQGLRRGMGKSMDEAQLAVKSGYWPLYRYNPLLKLQGKNPFIFESKEPDGSLQAFLSGEVRYAALERMDPEASRELRGMLEQEILERFSILKNIAEWRPTEGDVPPEGGRKHDRVPAAAGAAEEPAPVCVSATSDARYSRPGEPEEPCDDGRAGIDKETI; via the coding sequence ATGGCCGGTATGATGAAAACCATGGACGGCAATACTGCAACCGCGTATGTGGCGTACGCTATGAGCGAGACGGCAGCCATCTACCCGATCACTCCATCGTCGGGGATGGGGGAGGTTTCGGACGAGTGGGCGGCCGAGGGGCGAAGGAACATATTCGGGCAGCCCCTTAAGGTACGTCAGCTTCAGTCGGAGGCCGGGGCTGCGGGTTCCGTGCACGGGTCGCTCGTCGCCGGCGCCCTCACCACTACCTTTACTGCCTCGCAGGGCCTTCTCCTCATGCTCCCCAACATGTACAAGATTGCCGGAGAGCTGCTGCCGGGGGTGTTTCACGTCTCTGCCAGAGCTCTTGCGACACATGCGCTCTCCATCTTCGGTGACCACCAGGATGTCATGGCCGCCCGGCAGACCGGTTTCGCACTTCTCTGCTCATCCTCAGTTCAGGAATGCATGGACCTGGCACTGGTAGCTCACCTTTCCGCCATCGACGCGAGCCTTCCGTTCCTGCACTTTTTCGACGGGTTCCGTACCTCACACGAGGTGCAGAAGATCCAGGTGATCGAATATGACGACATGGCCCGTCTGGTGGACTGGACAAAGCTGGCAAAATTCCGGAAACGTGCCATGAATCCGGAGCACCCTGAACTGCGAGGCACTGCCCAGAATCCTGACATCTATTTTCAGGGGAGAGAGCGGGCGAACCCCTGGTATCTGGCGGCTGCCTCGATAGTCGCAAACAACATGGAGAAAGTCGGGGCGCTGACAGGGCGGCACTACAAGCTATTCGATTATGTCGGCGACCCCACTGCTGAACGGGTGATCGTTGCGATGGGGTCTTCCTGCGAGACGATCGAAGAGGTGGTGAAGCATCTACTTGCCCGGGGCGAGAAAGTAGGGCTGGTAAAGGTGCGGCTGTACCGTCCTTTCGATGCGGAGGCTCTCCTTGGTGCGATTCCAGCCACCGCACAGAAAGTTACGGTTCTCGATCGTACGAAAGAGCCGGGATCCCTGGGTGAGCCTCTCTATGCGGATGTCTGCGCAGCCTTCGTCCAGCGGGGCGGAGACATACCCCGGATATACGCAGGCCGGTACGGTCTCGGTTCCAAGGAGTTCCGTCCCGTCCATGTCAAAGCTGTATTCGACAATATGGACGGCTCTCCCGGCAAGCGCCACTTCACCGTCGGGATAGAGGACGATGTGACTGAAATGTCCCTTCCTGTTTGCGGGACGCTCTCCACCACGCCGGAAGGAACCATACAGTGCCGCTTCTGGGGGATGGGTGCCGACGGAACCGTCGGAGCCAACAAGGCTGCCATCAAGATCATCGGCGACAACACCGACATGTACGTCCAGGCCTACTTCGCATACGATTCCAAGAAATCGGGTGGCATAACCGTTTCCCACCTGCGCTTCGGCAAAAGCCCGATCCAGTCCACATACCTGGTGGACACTGCCGACTTCGTCGCCTGCCACCAGTCACCCTACGTTCAGGTTTACGACGTACTGGAGGGGATAAAGGATCGTGGCATCTTTCTCCTCAACTCACCGTGGAAAACCGTGGCGGAAATGGAGGCGAACCTGCCGGCAACCATGCGGCGTACCATTGCCGAGAAGCAGCTGAAATTCTTCAATATCGATGCGGTCAGTATAGCGACTGCGGCCGGGCTCGGGGGCCGGATCAACATGATCATGCAGACCGGCTTTTTCAAGCTCTCAAGGGTTCTCCCATTCCAGCAGGCATTGGCACTCCTCAAGGACTCCATCAGGGCGGAGTACGGAAGGAAGGGGGAGGCTGTAGTGGATATGAACCTTAACGTCGTCGACCTGGCAGTGGAGAACATGGTGGAGATACTCTATCCCGACGCGTGGCGAGATGCTTCCGACAGCTGCGGGCTCGACTTCCGTCTGGAGCAGACGATGCCGCCCTATGTACGGGACGTCATCTTCCCGATCCTGCGGCAGAAGGGGGATGAGGTGCCTGTATCGGCTTTCGCTCCCGACGGAGCTTTTCCATTCTCGACGTCACGATACGAGAAACGGGGGGTTGCCATCAATGTTCCCGAATGGATCAAGGAGAACTGTATCCAGTGCAACCAGTGCTCCTTCGTCTGCCCCCACGCGACCATCCGCCCCTTCCTGGCGGACGAACAGGAGACGGCTCTGGCGCCGCAGACGTTCGAGACCCTCCCTGCCGTAGGAAAGGAACTTTCCGGGTACAGCTACCGGATACAGGTTTTTCCTCTCGACTGCATGGGGTGCGGCAACTGCGCCGACATCTGCCCCGCCAAGGTCTCCGCTCTGGTGATGAAGCCCATCGAAACGCAGGCAGCAGTCCAGGAGGAAAACCGGAAGTTCGCCGAGAGCCTGGGCTATAAAGGTCATCTTTTGAAACGGGAGACGCTCAAGGGCAGCCAGTTCCAGCAGCCGCTTCTGGAGTTCCACGGCGCCTGCTCGGGGTGCGGTGAAAGCCCATACGTCAAGCTTATCACGCAGCTTTTCGGCGAACGGATGATGATAGCCAACGCAACCGGGTGCACCTCCATCTGGGGGGCGTCTGCCCCCGTGAGCCCCTACCGGACCAATAAGGATGGCCACGGCCCGGTCTGGAACAACTCCCTTTTTGAGGATGCTGCCGAGTTCGGATACGGTTACCATCTTGCCATCTCCCAGCGCCGGGCTCATCTCGCAGACAAGGTGCGTCAGGTCCTGACGGACGGGATACCGGGGGAGGTGAGGGAAGTGCTGGCGGCGTGGCTGGATGGTATGGATGATCCTAAGCTTTCCCGTGTGCAGGGTGACCGGCTTAAGGAACTTCTTCCTGCAGTTTCGGAAGGGCATCATCTGCTCAGAGACATCGCCGCTTCCACGGACCTCTTTACCAAGAAATCGATCTGGATTTTCGGCGGCGACGGGTGGGCCTATGATATCGGTTTCGGCGGCCTCGACCACGTCATCTCCACAGGGGAAGACGTGAACATCCTGGTGATGGATACCGAGCTCTACTCAAACACCGGCGGGCAGTGCTCCAAGGCCACCCCTCTCGGATCGCTCGCCAAATTCGCAGCGGCGGGGAAACGGACATCAAAGAAGGATCTCGGACGCATGGCGATGACCTACGGCTCCGTTTATGTCGCTTCCGTTTCCATGGGTGCAGACAAAAACCAGACCTTAAAGGCGATACTGGAGGCGGAGGCCTACCCCGGGCCGTCAGTGATCATCGCCTACTCCACCTGCATCAACCAGGGGCTGAGGAGGGGAATGGGGAAGTCAATGGACGAAGCCCAGCTGGCCGTGAAATCCGGGTACTGGCCGCTCTACCGGTACAACCCCCTTCTCAAGCTCCAGGGTAAAAACCCATTCATCTTCGAGTCGAAAGAGCCGGACGGTTCACTGCAGGCATTCCTGTCGGGAGAGGTCCGATATGCGGCCCTGGAACGGATGGATCCGGAGGCTTCACGAGAGCTGCGCGGGATGCTGGAGCAGGAGATCCTGGAGCGGTTCTCGATACTCAAGAACATAGCCGAATGGCGCCCCACGGAAGGGGACGTGCCCCCCGAAGGAGGTAGGAAACACGATCGTGTTCCGGCCGCAGCAGGCGCCGCCGAAGAGCCTGCACCGGTCTGTGTCAGTGCGACAAGTGACGCTCGCTACAGCCGGCCAGGCGAACCCGAAGAGCCGTGCGACGACGGCAGGGCTGGAATTGACAAGGAAACGATTTAA
- the lon gene encoding endopeptidase La, which translates to MARAMNDPTSGEINIPERIPLLPLQDTVIFPMMRLQLTVERDFSLAAVQQALLQDRLIFLVAQREASSADPTAEDLYQVGTICILLHSMPQEHGAVILVQGISRAFITTIWPERTYRMVSVEHLHDVEVGHTVEERALVRNVVERFGAIALSGDTIPQELVYFLQGINDPVVVAFSIAGNLRLSVLEAQSILESTDPARRLLILDDILSREAEVVSMQNRLKSTVDEEIKKHQKEYYLREQLKAIQNELGGSSARSDISEMKEKIVDKQMPEVAEKEALRQLARLERMPQEGPEAESVRNYLDWMIDLPWNTFSDDSIDIGEAREVLDEDHAFLEKIKERILEFLAVHKLQKTTRGSIICFVGPPGVGKTSLGKSIARAMGRNFVRISLGGIHDEADIRGHRRTYIGAMPGRIIYSLKQAGTKNPVFMLDEIDKIGSDFRGGDPYSALLEVLDPEQNNSFTDHYLNVPFDLSNIVFITTANTIERIPPPLLDRMEMIHLAGYTEEEKLDIALRYLVPRQIEKNGLEPAQVAFMPEAIGAIISRYTREAGLRNLERGIGKICRKIAKKVAEGSLAKYVISAGDVEELMGEPPRMFDTELEQDEVGTATGLAWTPAGGEILFVEAIAMEGKPTLHLTGSLGEVMKESADAALSYIRANADRFNIPAERFRATSLHIHVPAGALPKDGPSAGITMATAVLSTLIRKPVRREVAMTGEITLRGKVLPIGGIKEKILGAVRAGIRVIMIPEGNVRDLADIPQQILQKVEIIPVRSVDDVFEKAFVAVPARAEAITAGSDIAAQLQAPEVADRKMEA; encoded by the coding sequence ATGGCCAGAGCGATGAACGATCCAACGAGTGGTGAGATCAACATTCCTGAGAGGATACCGCTGTTGCCGCTTCAGGATACCGTGATTTTTCCGATGATGCGGCTGCAACTCACTGTGGAACGGGATTTTTCTCTTGCTGCAGTGCAGCAGGCACTTCTGCAAGACAGACTCATTTTTCTGGTGGCGCAACGTGAAGCTTCCAGCGCCGATCCAACTGCTGAAGACCTGTACCAGGTCGGTACGATCTGCATCCTCCTCCACTCAATGCCTCAGGAGCACGGTGCGGTGATTCTGGTCCAGGGCATTTCAAGAGCCTTCATTACCACGATCTGGCCTGAGAGAACCTACAGGATGGTTTCCGTCGAACATCTCCACGATGTGGAGGTGGGGCATACCGTGGAGGAGAGAGCACTGGTAAGGAATGTCGTCGAACGTTTCGGCGCTATCGCGCTATCCGGGGACACCATACCCCAGGAGCTCGTATATTTTCTTCAGGGTATTAACGATCCTGTCGTGGTGGCTTTTTCGATTGCAGGGAACCTGCGTCTTTCGGTGTTAGAAGCGCAGTCCATTCTCGAATCCACCGATCCGGCCCGGCGCCTGCTGATTCTCGACGACATTCTGTCACGAGAGGCGGAAGTGGTGTCGATGCAGAACCGGCTCAAGTCGACCGTGGATGAAGAAATAAAGAAGCACCAGAAAGAGTATTATCTCCGCGAACAGTTGAAGGCGATCCAGAACGAACTCGGCGGCAGCAGTGCTCGTTCGGACATTTCGGAGATGAAGGAGAAGATAGTAGACAAACAGATGCCGGAGGTCGCCGAAAAAGAGGCCCTCAGGCAACTGGCTCGCCTGGAGCGGATGCCCCAGGAGGGGCCGGAAGCTGAAAGTGTTCGCAACTACCTGGACTGGATGATCGATCTCCCATGGAACACCTTCAGCGACGATTCAATAGATATAGGAGAAGCAAGGGAGGTCCTTGATGAGGACCATGCATTCCTCGAAAAAATAAAGGAGCGCATTCTGGAGTTCCTGGCAGTGCACAAGCTGCAGAAGACTACGAGGGGGTCGATCATCTGCTTCGTGGGTCCTCCGGGGGTGGGAAAGACTTCCCTCGGCAAATCCATCGCCAGGGCAATGGGAAGGAACTTCGTACGGATTTCCCTCGGTGGAATACACGACGAGGCCGATATCAGGGGGCATAGGAGAACTTACATCGGTGCCATGCCCGGGCGCATAATCTACTCACTGAAGCAGGCGGGGACAAAGAATCCCGTGTTCATGCTCGATGAGATCGACAAGATCGGCAGCGACTTCCGGGGGGGAGATCCTTACTCGGCTCTGCTGGAGGTGCTTGATCCGGAGCAGAACAACAGTTTCACCGATCACTACCTCAATGTCCCCTTCGATCTCTCAAATATCGTTTTCATCACTACAGCCAACACCATCGAACGTATTCCGCCGCCTCTTCTCGACAGAATGGAGATGATACATCTGGCGGGTTACACCGAGGAGGAAAAGCTGGATATCGCGCTTAGGTATCTCGTTCCGAGGCAGATAGAGAAGAACGGGCTGGAGCCGGCGCAGGTAGCGTTCATGCCTGAAGCAATCGGAGCCATAATCTCGAGATATACCCGTGAAGCAGGACTGCGGAACCTTGAACGGGGCATCGGGAAGATTTGCAGGAAAATAGCCAAGAAGGTAGCGGAGGGTTCCCTTGCGAAGTATGTAATAAGCGCTGGCGATGTGGAGGAGCTTATGGGGGAGCCCCCGCGGATGTTCGATACGGAACTGGAGCAGGACGAAGTCGGGACGGCGACCGGTCTGGCCTGGACACCTGCAGGAGGCGAAATTCTTTTTGTCGAGGCGATAGCGATGGAAGGAAAGCCTACGCTTCATCTGACCGGTTCGCTGGGAGAGGTAATGAAGGAATCCGCGGATGCGGCCCTTTCCTATATCCGCGCCAATGCCGACCGCTTCAACATTCCGGCGGAGCGGTTTCGCGCGACATCTCTCCACATCCACGTCCCCGCGGGAGCTCTTCCGAAGGACGGGCCGTCAGCCGGAATCACCATGGCCACGGCAGTACTCTCGACGCTGATCAGGAAACCTGTCCGACGGGAGGTGGCGATGACGGGGGAGATTACGCTCCGGGGGAAAGTCCTCCCTATCGGAGGGATAAAGGAGAAGATCCTCGGTGCTGTCCGGGCAGGAATCAGGGTGATCATGATTCCTGAGGGGAATGTGCGCGACCTTGCCGACATTCCGCAGCAGATCCTTCAGAAGGTGGAGATTATCCCAGTCAGAAGCGTCGACGACGTCTTCGAGAAAGCTTTCGTCGCAGTTCCGGCAAGAGCGGAAGCGATTACCGCCGGGTCAGACATCGCTGCTCAACTCCAGGCACCGGAAGTTGCTGATCGAAAAATGGAAGCTTGA
- a CDS encoding ATP-binding protein, with the protein MPAGILSRLFSRNGSASTTSESCFSTVFHNAPILFAISTIPDGRYIEVNDTFLSTLGFSRHEVMGNTSFKMDLWHNPEDRSRLVSHLREHGSFQNEEIIIRKKNGDCFTGLFSGIILDIDGEQLLFTLATDISQRKDAEENLLRAKLLLENTVNEQAQVILAEMKEQQRVREDLKVARQMLIERNRQSMMGQMINNIIHQWRQPLNNLGLLIQNVSFEQGEDGQKSQMYLDKAMHLILYMAETAEVFRSFLKPVLEKSEFSLNDAIGRTILLFDTMHSGENIGVDYVKPGERIATVGNSNEFCQAILNVLNNARDALLERNVPDPRIIVEIEKCEGQWVVVVSDNGGGIAEEAFGSLFDVYFTTKPSDEGTGIGLCITRTIIEDRMGGKVSFCNRGSGAEFRLAVPCI; encoded by the coding sequence ATGCCCGCTGGAATTCTGTCTCGCCTGTTCAGCAGAAACGGAAGTGCATCAACCACCTCCGAATCCTGCTTTTCTACCGTGTTTCACAACGCCCCCATTCTGTTTGCCATAAGTACAATTCCCGACGGCAGATATATCGAAGTAAATGATACCTTCCTCAGCACCCTCGGGTTTAGCCGCCATGAAGTCATGGGTAATACCTCTTTTAAAATGGATCTCTGGCATAATCCGGAGGATCGTAGCAGATTGGTTTCTCACCTTCGAGAGCACGGTTCGTTTCAAAATGAGGAGATAATAATAAGAAAGAAGAACGGCGACTGTTTCACTGGACTATTCTCGGGCATAATTCTGGATATTGATGGAGAACAGCTTCTTTTTACGCTTGCCACGGATATCTCTCAGCGCAAAGATGCAGAAGAGAATCTGTTACGAGCCAAATTGCTGCTTGAAAATACGGTGAACGAACAGGCGCAAGTGATCCTTGCCGAAATGAAGGAACAGCAGCGTGTCCGCGAAGATCTGAAGGTGGCGCGACAGATGCTGATCGAGCGCAACCGTCAGTCCATGATGGGGCAGATGATAAACAACATCATCCATCAATGGCGGCAGCCGTTGAATAATCTCGGACTCCTCATTCAGAACGTTTCATTCGAGCAGGGGGAGGATGGCCAGAAATCCCAAATGTACCTCGACAAGGCGATGCACCTCATCCTCTATATGGCAGAGACCGCTGAAGTTTTCAGATCTTTTCTGAAGCCGGTTTTGGAGAAAAGCGAATTCAGCCTAAATGACGCGATAGGACGCACCATCCTCCTTTTCGACACCATGCACAGTGGAGAAAATATCGGGGTTGACTACGTGAAACCAGGGGAACGGATAGCGACGGTCGGCAATAGTAATGAATTCTGTCAGGCGATTCTGAATGTGCTGAATAACGCGCGAGATGCTCTTCTAGAGAGGAATGTTCCCGACCCCAGGATAATAGTTGAAATTGAAAAGTGCGAAGGGCAATGGGTTGTTGTCGTTTCCGACAACGGGGGAGGAATTGCAGAAGAGGCTTTCGGAAGTCTATTCGACGTTTATTTTACGACCAAACCGTCGGATGAGGGTACAGGAATCGGCCTCTGCATTACCAGGACCATTATCGAGGACCGGATGGGTGGTAAAGTCTCCTTCTGTAACAGAGGCAGCGGTGCAGAGTTCAGATTAGCTGTTCCGTGCATCTGA